The nucleotide window TGTCCGGCAATTATAAGATTTCGCATAACAATGTTGTTGCGCTGTCAATGATGGAGGCGGAGGAAGTGCAGAAACTGAGTACAAAGATAGGGCATGGAGCCACCCCATTCATTCGATACAGCGAGTCGAGGAAGGATTTCTCTGATGAACCTGCAATGAAGCCAGGGCCAAAGCCTCCAGAAATACCTGTCATCAAAATCATGCCCGCTTTTGATCCCGACGCGGAGGTTACCAGATTGACCCTTACGATCCCCTCTTGGACGAGTTCTATTGAGCGGACAAGAGTCACGGCAGACTTGAGTACTGTTTCATTGGCTGCAAAGGATCAGCTTGAATCAGCTTTGGGACTGCTGCAGAGCAAAGTTCAGGAAATGATCCGCTCAATAAAGGAGGACTCCTGATGCCAGACTACAGCAGGTTCGTCCCAAATGTTCATTTTGAGCTGATTCCAATAAAAAACTTGGTTTCCAATCAGGAGTACCAACGCACCCTCTCTTGGGGCCATGTGAAAAATGCGGCCGAGCATTTTGACCTTTATCAGATTAACCCCGTGAAGGTAAGCTGCCGCGAGGGAGCGAATTATGTCTTTAATGGGCAGCATACCATAGAGATTGTCGCACTCGTTTCCGGTTCCCGTGATACGCCCGTCTGGTGCATGATCTATGACGATTTGAACTATGAAAATGAGGCGTATGTCTTTGCCAATCAGATGAAGTTTGTGAAGCCATTGAAACCCTATGAAGTCTTTATGGCAAACATTGAGGCTGGCAGCGACAAGCAACTTATAATAAAGGATTTGGTGGAATCCTATTCACTAACCATTGGTCAGGTTAAGAACTTCGGAGTCATATGCGCTGTATCCTCTCTGGAAGGTATCTATGATAAGTTTGGATATCATGTCTTAGATCGCACCCTTCGTCTCTGCGCTGGGACATGGGAGGGGGACATGAATTCTCTGTCCGCCAATTATCTGAATGGGGTAGCGCGGCTTGTCCATGCCTATGGAGATAAACTGAGGGACGAGATGTTTAAGGAGCGTGTCGGTTCCATGTCCGTTAAACAGCTTACCCGCACAGCCAAAGAACGACGTCCGGGTTCTCTCGGCTTTTCCGAAGCCATGCTTGTATCATATAACCGAAAGTGTAAATACCCTCTGGCATGGAACAAACTCTATGAAAAGAACCTCGGCACAACGGATGGCCTCGATGTTGATCTTCCTGAAGAAGACGAGGCCGAGCAGGAGCACATTGAAAAATAGAGAGAAGCCTGAATTCTTTAGTACTCAAATCCCGCCAAAGAAAAATTGGGGCAGCCCCTCAATGTTTTTTCCTGCAGACTGTTGTATTTCTTGAAAAAATGGCGTATAATTACTTCGTGATTTACGAACTAATTATACGGAGGCTTAGCTGATATGATTATATTGGACGTAAAACTGAATAACATCTATGGCTTTAAGGATTTTGATATCACGTTCTCCTATCCGAAGAAGATTGTCAATTCAATTATTGAGAACGAGCATCTCACAGAGAGACCGAATTTCCGCTATAAGAAAGCGGTTATCCTCATGGGCTCAAATGCTACCGGCAAGACAAGTCTTGGCAAAGCGCTGCTCAACATTATCAGTTTTATCAACACCGGGGATACCTCGGCCCTGGCAGCAATGGCGCCATTCGGCAATAATGGCTCTTTCCAAATAGACTTTGTGGGCAGCGGGTTTACTCTCCATCGTGTAAGCGGTAAAATTGGAGGACATTATCCCTACGATGGCGATCCCGGAAGCGAGATCACGATTCAGTATTTCTCTGCTGATATTGGACTAAAAGACTCCTATGAGATGTGCGCGGAGAAGCTGGTTGAGCGAACAAACGAAATATCAAAGGACTACTCGAAACTTGGCAAACTGGTTGGCAATCTCGATTTCACTTTCTCCTGCCCTGACATCAAGCCGACCACGAAGGTGTCAAAGGTCAATCGCAATATTGTGTTGAAGACCTTGAAGGCAGTAATCGGTACGCTCGATCCGACGCTCACTGATGTGCAAACCTCTAAGGATTTGCGCAACTCGTTTATCATCCGCAGGAGCAATGAGGAAATCATTATCCAAGAAGGTAAGCTCTTGAACCGCGAGTCGCTTTCGAGCGGAACGGCAGAGGGCGTTGATATTTCCTTCTTCCTCGCGCTCCTCATTGCGGAGCACAATGGATTCTACTATTGCGACGAGCACTTCTCCTATATTCAAAGCGATATTGAGAAGCGAATCTTTGGCCTAATGCTTGAACACTTGGGCAGCAACGAGCAGCTTATCTTCACAACGCATAACACGGATATGCTCGACTTAAACATTCCCAAGCATTGCTTTGCATTCCTCAGAAAGAAACAAGAGGATAATTACCGTGTGTCCGTGGCCTATGCATCTGACATTCTGAAACGCAACAGCGATTCAATCCGCTGCGCCGTAGAGAACGACGTTTTTGCATCGCTCCCTGACGAGTCCGCCCTTGATGCGTTAGAAAAGAGGGCTGACGATGAAGAATAACTGTATCTATTATGTTGAGGGACGGTGCGAGGAGAAACTGCTGAACGCCTTGAAAGAGCAGCCGCAGAAGATCCAGCCCGGACGGGTTAAAGTCTTCAATGTCATTCAAAACACGCTGCCAAGCTCTCAGCTCATCACGATTCAGCCGGGAACAACGGTTGCATTCGTATTTGACACCGATGTTCCTCAGACAGACTGTCTAAAGGACAATATCGGGAGACTGAGCAAGTATTGTTCAAAAATCAAGATCGTATTCCTCGCGCAGGTTTTGAATTTTGAAGAAGAGCTTGTACGCTGCTCAGACATAAAAAGCGCGGCTGATCTGACGCACAGCAGGAGCGCCAAGGACTTCAAAAGGGACTTCTGCTCCATGACCAATACCCGGTCAGCGCTGGAACGAGTGAACCTTAGTGTTGAGAAGCTCTGGACAGAAACCCCGCCTGCGGAGTTCGCCTTCATTGAGCGAAACTGCGGTTCCGTCAAGCAGTAACACAGGCAAGCATTTCACCTTGGTTCCGGATGATAAACCAGAAGCGTCTCAGAATACCTCCATGGGCCTTCTGAGACGCTTCTCTTTTTTATTCGGCGGTGATGCTTTCCTCGACTATATAGCCGCCTCCGAAGATGATTTCCAGTTTGCCGTCCGGATAGACCTTGATGCATTCGATCATCTGGCGGACGATGGAGTCGTCATATTGAAACCCGCTTTGCTCCCGTTC belongs to Oscillospiraceae bacterium CM and includes:
- a CDS encoding DNA repair protein Rad50; its protein translation is MIILDVKLNNIYGFKDFDITFSYPKKIVNSIIENEHLTERPNFRYKKAVILMGSNATGKTSLGKALLNIISFINTGDTSALAAMAPFGNNGSFQIDFVGSGFTLHRVSGKIGGHYPYDGDPGSEITIQYFSADIGLKDSYEMCAEKLVERTNEISKDYSKLGKLVGNLDFTFSCPDIKPTTKVSKVNRNIVLKTLKAVIGTLDPTLTDVQTSKDLRNSFIIRRSNEEIIIQEGKLLNRESLSSGTAEGVDISFFLALLIAEHNGFYYCDEHFSYIQSDIEKRIFGLMLEHLGSNEQLIFTTHNTDMLDLNIPKHCFAFLRKKQEDNYRVSVAYASDILKRNSDSIRCAVENDVFASLPDESALDALEKRADDEE